The Marinilongibacter aquaticus genome has a window encoding:
- the gndA gene encoding NADP-dependent phosphogluconate dehydrogenase: MDANVQAEFELGMIGLGTMGRNLLLNMADHGYKVIGYDKNPKQVELLDTEPGEVPGEKDLARFIAKIKTPRAIVLLVPAGKIVDAVIDELSPLLDEGDLIIDGGNSKWTDTEERVKKLEEKGLHFFGMGISGGEEGARKGPSMMPGGNKAAYEHVKNILESIAAKAKGEPCVTYIGPGASGHYVKMVHNGIEYAIMQLLAEAYELMKEGAGMSNKEIHEVLKSWNEGRLQSFLMEITADIFNYYDPESGEYLLDKILDVAKSKGTGKWTSQFAMDINLPIPSIDVAVSTRDLSKYKSLREKLESRSRVASDKKGLKAELDNFQEELEKAVYFSFVSVYAQGMFLLKTASEAYDWNLNLAEISKIWRSGCIIRSAFLEDMYQAFSAQPPIEHLFGDDEIGAKLQEDLPATRKVISTAMQFGFSLPVFASALNYYQSMHDGRMPTNLIQAQRDYFGAHTYELKGEEGTYHSKWTEAFAPSIRIS, from the coding sequence ATGGACGCAAACGTTCAAGCAGAATTTGAATTGGGCATGATCGGTCTGGGTACTATGGGCCGTAACCTTTTGCTCAATATGGCTGATCATGGATACAAGGTGATTGGCTACGACAAAAACCCCAAACAAGTAGAATTGTTAGACACAGAGCCGGGAGAAGTGCCTGGTGAGAAGGATCTTGCTCGCTTTATTGCGAAAATAAAGACACCTCGTGCTATTGTGCTTTTGGTGCCGGCCGGAAAAATTGTGGATGCGGTGATTGATGAACTGAGCCCCTTGTTGGACGAGGGCGACCTGATCATCGATGGCGGAAACTCCAAATGGACCGATACCGAAGAGCGGGTGAAAAAGCTGGAAGAAAAGGGCTTGCACTTTTTTGGTATGGGAATTTCTGGTGGCGAAGAAGGAGCCCGAAAAGGACCGAGTATGATGCCGGGCGGAAACAAAGCCGCATACGAGCACGTGAAAAATATTTTGGAGTCTATTGCAGCTAAAGCAAAAGGCGAACCTTGCGTGACGTATATCGGTCCGGGAGCTTCTGGGCATTATGTAAAAATGGTGCACAACGGTATTGAATACGCCATTATGCAACTTTTGGCCGAAGCGTATGAGCTGATGAAAGAAGGAGCGGGAATGAGCAACAAGGAAATACATGAGGTGCTCAAAAGCTGGAACGAAGGCCGACTGCAATCTTTCTTGATGGAAATCACGGCAGATATTTTCAATTATTATGATCCGGAAAGCGGAGAATATCTATTGGATAAAATCTTGGATGTGGCCAAGTCGAAGGGCACAGGAAAATGGACTTCTCAATTTGCAATGGACATAAATTTGCCGATTCCTTCGATCGACGTGGCGGTGAGCACACGCGATCTGTCGAAGTACAAAAGTCTTCGCGAAAAGTTGGAGTCGCGTTCGCGAGTCGCTTCAGACAAAAAGGGATTGAAAGCAGAATTGGACAATTTCCAAGAAGAACTCGAGAAGGCAGTCTATTTCTCTTTTGTTTCTGTCTATGCCCAAGGCATGTTTTTGTTAAAAACAGCGTCTGAAGCCTACGATTGGAATTTGAATTTGGCCGAGATTTCGAAAATTTGGAGAAGCGGCTGTATCATTCGTTCGGCTTTCCTCGAAGATATGTACCAAGCTTTTTCGGCTCAGCCGCCTATCGAACACTTGTTTGGCGATGATGAAATAGGAGCGAAATTACAGGAAGACTTGCCGGCTACACGAAAGGTGATCAGCACAGCGATGCAGTTTGGTTTCTCTTTACCGGTTTTTGCTTCGGCTTTGAATTACTATCAATCGATGCACGATGGCCGAATGCCGACGAACCTTATTCAGGCTCAACGCGACTATTTTGGAGCACATACTTATGAATTGAAAGGCGAAGAAGGAACTTACCACAGCAAATGGACGGAAGCCTTTGCTCCGAGCATCCGAATTTCGTAA
- the zwf gene encoding glucose-6-phosphate dehydrogenase — protein sequence MRKNNTRPTVFVVFGATGDLNWRKINPALYNLYLEKYMPKEFAILGSGRTKYTSDELAEKLKDGIDRFSRKGKAEASEWDAFSQNLYYQPADVTNPEDFKALAATLKEITKEWEQEPTLIFYLAVSADFFAVIAENVGKYISPEFGQKVRIVLEKPFGKDLETANELNALLSQNYDEDQIYRIDHYLGKETVQNILAFRFANSILEPIWNRNYIEHVQISVSEDIGIGNRGGYYDTSGALRDMVQNHIFQLLCLVAMESPVSFHADEIRNRKVDVLKSVKAINVDEETVRAQYLGGEIKGEEILSYIDEKGVDDSSSTETYVALKLFINSWRWHGVPFYIRTGKRLKKKDSTITIQFRDVPHQVFPKEANKLWQKNKLVINIQPEMGIILKMQAKRPGLDMMLQDVNMEFNYEDAFTEQTPEAYETLLLDVLTSDQTLFMRADQVEEAWKLLMPVLDNWAEKKSEGMQTYASGSWGPEKADELLKKDGFEWFND from the coding sequence ATGAGGAAAAACAACACCAGGCCTACTGTATTTGTAGTTTTTGGGGCCACAGGCGATTTGAACTGGAGAAAGATCAATCCCGCCTTGTACAATTTGTATCTGGAAAAATACATGCCTAAAGAGTTTGCCATTTTGGGCTCTGGGCGAACAAAATACACTTCCGACGAACTGGCCGAGAAATTGAAAGACGGTATAGATCGCTTTTCGAGAAAGGGCAAAGCCGAGGCCAGCGAGTGGGATGCGTTTTCGCAGAATTTATATTATCAGCCAGCCGATGTGACGAATCCAGAGGATTTCAAAGCTCTGGCGGCCACTTTGAAAGAGATCACCAAAGAATGGGAACAAGAGCCCACTTTGATTTTCTATTTGGCGGTTTCGGCTGATTTCTTTGCCGTGATTGCCGAGAATGTAGGCAAATACATCAGCCCCGAGTTTGGTCAGAAAGTACGCATTGTGCTCGAAAAACCTTTCGGGAAAGATTTGGAAACGGCGAATGAACTCAATGCTTTGCTTTCTCAGAATTACGACGAAGATCAGATTTATCGTATAGACCATTATTTGGGCAAAGAAACGGTACAGAATATTTTGGCTTTCCGTTTTGCGAATTCCATTCTCGAGCCCATTTGGAACCGAAATTATATCGAGCACGTGCAAATTTCGGTGAGCGAGGATATTGGAATCGGGAATCGCGGCGGTTATTACGATACGTCGGGAGCCCTGCGAGATATGGTGCAAAACCACATATTCCAATTGCTGTGTTTGGTGGCAATGGAAAGTCCGGTAAGTTTCCATGCCGATGAAATTCGGAACAGGAAAGTGGACGTCTTGAAATCTGTAAAAGCCATCAATGTAGATGAAGAAACCGTGCGGGCTCAGTACCTTGGCGGAGAAATAAAGGGTGAAGAGATCCTTTCGTATATCGATGAAAAAGGGGTAGACGACAGTTCGAGCACAGAAACTTATGTGGCCCTGAAGCTATTCATCAATAGCTGGCGTTGGCACGGCGTACCTTTTTACATTCGGACAGGAAAACGTTTGAAAAAGAAAGACTCGACGATTACCATTCAGTTTCGCGACGTGCCGCATCAGGTTTTCCCGAAAGAAGCCAATAAATTATGGCAGAAGAATAAACTGGTGATCAACATCCAACCCGAAATGGGCATTATTTTGAAAATGCAAGCGAAACGCCCAGGTTTGGATATGATGCTTCAGGATGTGAACATGGAGTTCAATTATGAAGATGCCTTTACCGAGCAAACTCCCGAAGCTTACGAGACATTACTTTTGGATGTGCTTACATCCGATCAAACGCTCTTCATGCGAGCCGATCAGGTAGAAGAGGCGTGGAAATTGTTGATGCCTGTTTTGGACAATTGGGCCGAAAAGAAATCGGAAGGTATGCAAACGTATGCATCGGGTTCGTGGGGACCAGAGAAGGCCGACGAATTGTTGAAAAAGGATGGATTCGAATGGTTCAATGATTGA
- the pgl gene encoding 6-phosphogluconolactonase, which translates to MEKHIKKEQSELLVDYANFLIETGNKSIAENGRFNLVLSGGSSPKALFTLLTRDEYREQLDWQKVYFFFGDERYVPAEDADYNGLMAQNYLFEPLGIAAPQIFLVNTALAPEACAADYEKRIGEHFGEAQWRFDFMMLGMGGDAHTASLFPGTSILPVQEVGVRAVLIKPEVWRISMTAALINQSKEVAFLTFGESKAEALHHVWEGEYNPNMYPSQLIKPLDGHLHWFVDEAAAASMP; encoded by the coding sequence ATGGAGAAGCACATTAAAAAAGAACAGAGCGAATTGCTCGTAGATTATGCCAATTTTTTAATAGAAACAGGAAATAAAAGTATTGCAGAGAACGGACGCTTCAATTTGGTGCTTTCCGGCGGCTCTTCGCCAAAGGCTTTGTTTACGCTTTTGACCCGTGATGAATACCGCGAACAACTTGATTGGCAAAAAGTTTATTTCTTTTTTGGGGATGAACGTTATGTGCCCGCCGAGGATGCCGATTACAATGGCTTAATGGCCCAAAACTACCTTTTTGAGCCCTTGGGTATTGCCGCTCCGCAAATATTTTTGGTGAATACGGCATTGGCACCCGAGGCCTGTGCAGCGGATTATGAAAAACGCATCGGCGAGCATTTTGGAGAGGCTCAATGGCGATTCGACTTTATGATGTTGGGTATGGGTGGCGACGCCCATACGGCTTCTTTGTTTCCAGGAACCTCCATTTTACCTGTTCAAGAAGTGGGTGTGCGAGCGGTTTTGATAAAGCCTGAGGTTTGGCGTATATCCATGACCGCAGCCCTGATCAACCAATCGAAAGAAGTGGCTTTTCTCACTTTTGGAGAATCCAAAGCCGAGGCTCTACACCACGTTTGGGAAGGCGAGTACAATCCAAATATGTACCCTTCGCAGTTGATTAAACCGCTAGATGGCCATTTGCATTGGTTTGTGGATGAGGCAGCTGCGGCTTCTATGCCTTAA
- the rpiA gene encoding ribose-5-phosphate isomerase RpiA produces MSVEREKEIAAIASLKYVENGMVLGLGTGSTVAYMLDALAEKVRAGLKIVGVPSSYQTELRAKELGIPLVSLDDIDKIDLNIDGADEFDPNLHLIKGGGGALLKEKIIAHNSKQNIIIADSKKQVDRLGHFKLPVEVVKFAAAKVKQELEGWALNPVLRVHNNTAFLTDEQNYILDLDISKVDNLEELEQKLKSIPGLVETGLFLTYAHSVMVGTGQSYHTFTRET; encoded by the coding sequence ATGTCTGTAGAAAGAGAAAAAGAAATAGCGGCTATAGCCTCTTTGAAGTACGTCGAAAACGGTATGGTTCTGGGTTTGGGCACGGGCTCAACTGTGGCCTATATGCTCGATGCTTTGGCAGAGAAAGTACGAGCGGGACTGAAAATTGTGGGTGTGCCTTCTTCGTATCAAACAGAGCTGCGAGCGAAAGAATTGGGCATTCCTTTGGTGAGTTTGGATGACATTGATAAAATCGACCTAAACATTGATGGAGCCGATGAATTCGACCCGAATTTGCACTTGATCAAAGGCGGCGGCGGAGCACTTCTAAAAGAGAAAATCATTGCCCATAATTCCAAGCAGAACATCATTATTGCCGATTCTAAGAAGCAGGTCGACAGACTTGGGCATTTTAAATTACCCGTAGAAGTGGTGAAATTTGCGGCCGCAAAAGTAAAACAAGAACTCGAAGGTTGGGCTTTGAATCCCGTGCTTCGCGTGCACAACAATACCGCTTTTCTTACGGACGAACAAAACTACATTCTTGATCTAGATATTTCCAAAGTCGACAATTTGGAAGAGTTGGAGCAAAAGTTGAAGAGCATTCCTGGTCTGGTCGAAACGGGGCTTTTTTTAACCTATGCCCACAGTGTAATGGTGGGCACAGGTCAATCATATCATACTTTCACAAGGGAAACTTAA
- a CDS encoding CoA-binding protein: MSKKTLVLGASTNPSRYAFLAANRLKNAGHDLVLLGNKKGEVAGEKILHQFEALPKDIDTVSLYLNPQNQEPYKEDIVKLKPKRVIFNPGTENPEFENNLQEAGIETLEACTLVLLSTGQF, from the coding sequence ATGAGCAAGAAAACTTTGGTTTTAGGAGCCAGCACCAATCCCTCTAGGTATGCTTTTTTGGCGGCCAATCGTCTAAAAAATGCAGGACATGATTTGGTGTTGTTGGGGAATAAAAAAGGCGAAGTCGCTGGTGAAAAGATCCTCCATCAGTTTGAGGCATTGCCCAAAGACATTGATACGGTAAGTTTGTATTTGAATCCTCAAAATCAAGAACCGTACAAAGAAGATATTGTCAAACTCAAGCCCAAGCGTGTCATTTTCAACCCAGGTACGGAAAACCCTGAATTTGAAAACAATTTGCAAGAAGCCGGTATCGAAACATTGGAAGCTTGCACTTTGGTGTTACTCAGTACTGGGCAGTTCTAA
- a CDS encoding 7TM diverse intracellular signaling domain-containing protein, translated as MSWLQGLFHLFLRCGIFAILYATVGSNLYAQSLKIEHLGYQEGLTQGSVYSMLKDRFGNLWLGTQGGLHLWDGQNMKAMLPDAQDRHAISGAIISGLVEGNDLDVWIGTEAGLSRFDYNSFRFDTFFPKYRTIPLCQKGDSLYLWVSRLGFCRMHVQTGEYKVFDNEKFTLSYNITNNSSVFLENGEYWLQSNVGLVHVKKGVREYYFSSRNDNKAGPPLRISKLKVYKNRILVSASDGFYVLDYERNALKALKAFEGQDLGFVYDFDLDKTGKAWIVSELGGLLIYDPLNGQTEQIVKTGAVNSLTDHFLSAVYIDQDNIVWVNPDPFGVDRIQFVDDVMGHFKVPYSSNLPGNMLNNSVRCMQALDNGDLLVGTLRSGLWQLEPQSWNVRKAFYNLGEQQPLPSNYITHMAKGENGEVYVGTAKGLSVFKHGKLAQVDGLDSHVRSLTYKEGRLWIATDKGLFVYRVKEKQMESRPDICANPMTFAKALNKDSLVLGTDSGDFLVCSKGRADTLIRGAMPTFFDENPVDKSWWIGTSKGIYVLDNRGELRKIWRKEDGLPDEFVYCGLQDAEHNLWVSTNRGLAKIERNIAEPTIHSFNLNDGLQAYEYNFMSAYAASNGTLFFGGVNGVNYFKPEQMTRPEPAENILTSKDSELGIGRFKAFLAEEGEYNTPLEIPENTFKETDTYIPNFAYTDKTAWVKFTIRNESSKPWYLEIGNTHLNEAEVWVLEKGAVQYYRRLGDEYPFSLNLIEDANLIVPMPFIDNQSYTVFLKTRSQKDLKYAIRFYDPQGLQKHLFGRRFIWGVFLGFILLIMLYNVFLWLTIKDPTFLYYALYIFFLGAFQFAIYGFFYQHVWGNVSFNQYAFIVFLLLSIVFLILFTRHFLELKRNIPYWAKIEKLLLSVCAILILLVPFVYDYWFNYLIVVLVLCLGLCFAFVLWQYAKQGHRIIRYYGLATAFLLLSGVLVVLQNLNFINPYYQEYVLMAGSMLEISFFAIALGYRYRQHVLEKQRQQRIRNEISSNLHDDMAASLSSLTMFAELTKRKVGQKEELTTSLERISNQSRLLLQKLRAAVYELNPQNDKEEHWLERIVEFGVEIFGAKEMDFLVEIDPAFEAAQVPESWRKELIFIFKEAMNNAAKYSESKGVSLRAERGLGFGILVLQDFGEGFEMAEHHAGNGLRNMKMRAAKLGVDLQLDTRLGEGTSLKIMLKNS; from the coding sequence ATGAGCTGGCTGCAGGGTCTGTTTCACTTGTTTTTGAGGTGCGGAATATTCGCAATACTGTACGCCACGGTAGGGTCGAATCTTTATGCCCAATCGCTTAAAATCGAGCATTTGGGTTATCAAGAGGGGCTTACACAAGGCTCTGTGTATTCGATGCTCAAAGACCGTTTTGGGAACCTCTGGTTGGGCACGCAGGGCGGTTTGCACCTTTGGGATGGGCAGAATATGAAAGCCATGCTTCCGGATGCTCAAGACAGGCATGCCATTAGCGGGGCGATAATCTCGGGACTTGTCGAGGGAAACGACCTCGACGTTTGGATTGGCACGGAAGCGGGCTTGAGCCGATTCGATTACAACTCGTTCCGTTTCGATACGTTTTTTCCCAAGTACCGCACGATTCCACTTTGCCAAAAAGGGGATTCCCTGTATTTGTGGGTTTCCCGCCTTGGGTTCTGCCGAATGCATGTGCAAACAGGAGAATACAAGGTTTTTGACAATGAAAAATTCACACTCAGTTACAACATCACCAACAACAGTTCTGTCTTTCTGGAAAATGGTGAATACTGGCTGCAAAGCAATGTGGGTTTGGTACATGTGAAAAAGGGTGTGCGTGAATATTATTTCTCTTCGCGGAACGACAACAAAGCCGGACCGCCGTTGCGAATTTCGAAATTGAAAGTGTACAAAAACAGGATTTTGGTTTCGGCCTCTGATGGTTTTTATGTATTGGATTATGAGCGAAACGCACTAAAGGCATTGAAGGCCTTTGAAGGGCAAGATTTGGGTTTTGTTTACGATTTTGATTTGGACAAAACAGGAAAGGCATGGATTGTCTCAGAACTGGGCGGTTTACTGATTTACGATCCACTCAATGGGCAAACCGAACAGATTGTAAAAACGGGAGCCGTGAATTCGCTGACAGACCATTTTTTGTCGGCAGTTTACATCGATCAGGACAACATAGTGTGGGTAAATCCAGACCCTTTTGGAGTGGATCGAATCCAGTTTGTCGATGACGTCATGGGCCATTTTAAAGTGCCGTACAGCTCAAATTTACCCGGAAATATGCTCAACAACAGCGTACGCTGCATGCAAGCTTTAGACAATGGCGATCTGCTTGTGGGTACTTTGCGTTCGGGTTTATGGCAATTGGAACCCCAAAGCTGGAATGTGCGAAAGGCCTTTTACAATTTGGGTGAGCAACAGCCTTTGCCAAGCAATTACATCACACACATGGCGAAAGGGGAAAATGGAGAGGTATATGTGGGCACGGCAAAGGGTTTGTCGGTTTTTAAGCATGGCAAACTAGCACAGGTTGATGGGCTGGATTCGCATGTGCGGAGCTTGACTTATAAAGAAGGGCGACTATGGATCGCGACGGATAAGGGGCTTTTTGTGTATCGTGTGAAGGAAAAGCAAATGGAGTCTAGACCCGATATTTGTGCCAATCCCATGACTTTTGCAAAAGCACTGAACAAGGACAGTCTGGTGTTGGGCACAGATTCGGGCGATTTTTTGGTGTGCAGCAAAGGGCGGGCTGATACCCTGATACGCGGTGCAATGCCCACTTTTTTTGATGAAAATCCGGTAGATAAAAGCTGGTGGATCGGCACTTCGAAAGGAATCTATGTACTCGACAATCGTGGAGAGTTGAGAAAAATATGGCGGAAAGAGGATGGGCTGCCCGATGAATTTGTGTATTGCGGCCTTCAGGATGCGGAACACAATTTATGGGTGAGTACAAATAGAGGTTTGGCCAAAATCGAGCGTAATATTGCCGAACCAACTATTCACAGTTTCAACCTCAATGATGGTTTGCAGGCCTATGAGTACAATTTCATGTCGGCTTATGCGGCCTCAAACGGCACCTTGTTTTTTGGCGGAGTGAATGGCGTGAACTATTTCAAACCCGAGCAAATGACCAGGCCTGAACCGGCTGAAAACATATTGACTTCAAAAGATTCGGAACTGGGAATTGGCCGTTTTAAGGCATTTTTAGCAGAAGAGGGAGAGTACAATACGCCTTTGGAAATACCGGAAAATACTTTCAAGGAAACCGATACCTACATTCCGAACTTTGCCTATACGGATAAAACTGCTTGGGTGAAGTTTACAATACGCAATGAGTCGAGCAAGCCTTGGTATCTGGAAATTGGCAATACGCACTTGAATGAGGCCGAGGTTTGGGTTTTGGAAAAAGGGGCGGTGCAATATTACCGCAGATTGGGAGACGAATATCCTTTTTCACTCAATTTGATTGAGGATGCCAATCTCATTGTGCCCATGCCCTTTATCGACAATCAGAGTTACACGGTTTTTTTGAAAACACGAAGCCAAAAGGATTTAAAATACGCCATTCGCTTTTATGATCCCCAAGGTTTACAAAAGCACCTTTTTGGACGGCGGTTTATCTGGGGCGTTTTTCTGGGTTTTATTCTGCTCATCATGCTTTACAATGTCTTTCTTTGGCTGACGATCAAAGACCCTACATTCCTTTATTACGCCCTTTATATTTTCTTTTTGGGGGCATTTCAGTTTGCGATATACGGCTTTTTCTATCAGCATGTTTGGGGCAATGTGAGCTTTAATCAATATGCTTTTATTGTGTTTTTGCTCCTGTCCATTGTATTTCTCATTTTATTCACGCGTCATTTTTTAGAGCTGAAACGAAATATTCCGTATTGGGCGAAAATCGAAAAACTCTTGCTTTCGGTCTGTGCGATACTGATACTTCTGGTCCCTTTCGTGTACGATTATTGGTTCAATTATCTCATAGTGGTTTTGGTGTTGTGTTTGGGCTTGTGTTTTGCTTTTGTGCTTTGGCAATACGCCAAGCAAGGGCACCGCATCATTCGATATTATGGCTTGGCCACGGCATTTTTATTGCTTTCGGGTGTGTTGGTGGTTTTACAAAATCTCAATTTTATCAATCCCTATTATCAAGAATACGTCCTTATGGCAGGTTCGATGCTCGAAATCTCGTTTTTTGCCATTGCCTTGGGCTACAGGTATCGTCAGCATGTGCTCGAGAAGCAAAGGCAGCAAAGGATTAGAAACGAAATTTCTTCCAATTTGCACGACGATATGGCGGCTTCTCTGAGTAGCTTGACCATGTTTGCCGAGTTGACCAAACGGAAAGTAGGACAAAAGGAAGAATTGACGACGAGCCTCGAACGGATTTCAAATCAAAGTCGATTGCTGTTGCAAAAGCTTCGTGCGGCGGTATACGAATTGAATCCGCAAAACGATAAGGAAGAACATTGGCTGGAGCGGATCGTTGAATTCGGTGTCGAGATATTCGGTGCAAAGGAAATGGATTTTCTCGTCGAGATCGATCCGGCTTTCGAGGCGGCACAGGTGCCGGAGAGTTGGCGAAAGGAATTGATTTTTATATTCAAAGAGGCCATGAACAATGCGGCAAAATATTCCGAAAGCAAAGGTGTTTCGTTACGGGCAGAAAGAGGTTTGGGCTTTGGCATACTTGTTTTGCAAGATTTCGGAGAAGGCTTTGAAATGGCCGAGCACCATGCAGGAAATGGATTGCGTAATATGAAAATGCGGGCCGCCAAACTGGGTGTGGATTTGCAGTTGGATACGCGATTGGGTGAAGGCACCAGCCTCAAAATTATGTTGAAAAACTCCTAA
- a CDS encoding response regulator: MIKVTLYEDVKDIREMLSEAIQSCPDLYLLEAHARADDVLINTRRNKPHVILMDIQMPGLNGIEAVRLLKQKYPEVQVCMQTVFEENERIFAAICAGANGYILKGASPEKYISAIFDTHEGGSAMSPTIARKVLTMFQNQNAPVKEFVQLTPTERKVLEKLVQGMSYKMMAADLAVSFATVNFHIKNIYKKLHVNSANEAIRLAIQNGLV; this comes from the coding sequence ATGATAAAGGTAACGCTGTACGAGGATGTGAAAGATATTCGCGAAATGTTGAGCGAAGCGATTCAGTCGTGCCCAGACCTTTATTTGTTGGAGGCCCATGCCCGAGCCGATGATGTGTTGATCAATACAAGGCGAAACAAGCCGCATGTGATTTTGATGGATATCCAAATGCCCGGCTTGAACGGCATTGAAGCGGTGCGGCTTTTGAAACAGAAATATCCGGAGGTCCAGGTTTGTATGCAAACGGTATTTGAAGAAAACGAACGGATTTTTGCTGCGATTTGTGCGGGAGCAAACGGCTACATACTTAAAGGAGCCAGCCCGGAAAAATACATATCGGCCATTTTCGATACGCATGAGGGGGGCTCGGCAATGAGCCCGACCATCGCTCGTAAAGTGCTTACCATGTTTCAAAATCAAAATGCCCCGGTGAAGGAGTTTGTGCAACTGACGCCCACCGAACGCAAGGTATTGGAAAAGCTTGTGCAGGGCATGAGCTATAAAATGATGGCCGCAGACCTTGCGGTTTCCTTCGCAACTGTGAATTTCCACATCAAGAATATTTATAAAAAGCTGCATGTCAACTCGGCCAACGAGGCCATTCGCCTGGCTATTCAAAACGGATTGGTTTAA
- a CDS encoding LytTR family DNA-binding domain-containing protein yields the protein MNKIKDQMMKRNTNPRVNPMALWLPLKKVHVGARCELSASNIVMIESDISYSHIHLRNGEKLTVAMNIQKLQERFAHVWGMVRVHRRYLVNLCYLKSVVDFEIRMENGLKATVSRRKFDELASMLCL from the coding sequence TTGAACAAAATAAAAGACCAGATGATGAAACGCAATACAAATCCGCGGGTCAATCCTATGGCCCTATGGCTGCCGCTTAAAAAGGTACATGTGGGAGCACGTTGCGAGCTCTCCGCCTCCAATATCGTGATGATAGAATCGGATATCAGCTACTCGCATATTCACCTCCGTAATGGCGAAAAACTGACAGTGGCGATGAATATCCAGAAACTGCAGGAACGCTTTGCCCATGTGTGGGGCATGGTGCGTGTACACCGCAGGTATTTGGTCAATCTCTGCTATTTGAAATCGGTGGTGGATTTCGAAATACGCATGGAAAACGGACTGAAAGCGACGGTATCCCGCCGGAAATTCGACGAATTGGCATCAATGCTGTGCCTCTGA